In one Nitrosarchaeum sp. genomic region, the following are encoded:
- the tpiA gene encoding triose-phosphate isomerase, with protein sequence MFIINCKNYEEISGDKILKFVKIAEKISKKYKLKIVIAPPQHLIGLVSNSKIPIISQHVDNSKIGSTTGYVIPELLKKSKVRGSLINHSEHRISSDDVSKLVWKLQELKMMSVVCVKDVAEVKKYLKLNPDYIAIEPPELIGSGKAVSNEKPEIIVKAAKAVKSANNNTKLLCGAGIVSGKDVSKALELGSEGILVASGIIKAKNWTKIIEEFSNTMKKHNELTTN encoded by the coding sequence GTGTTCATAATAAATTGTAAAAACTATGAAGAGATTTCAGGAGATAAAATACTGAAGTTTGTAAAAATTGCTGAAAAGATCTCAAAAAAATACAAGTTAAAAATTGTAATTGCACCCCCTCAACATCTAATTGGATTAGTATCAAATAGCAAAATTCCAATCATATCGCAACACGTTGATAATTCAAAAATTGGTAGCACCACAGGATATGTTATTCCAGAATTATTAAAAAAATCAAAAGTGAGAGGTTCTCTGATTAATCACAGTGAACATAGGATTTCTAGTGATGATGTTTCAAAACTTGTCTGGAAGCTACAGGAATTAAAAATGATGTCAGTAGTGTGTGTAAAAGATGTTGCAGAAGTAAAAAAATATTTAAAATTAAATCCAGATTATATTGCAATTGAGCCACCAGAATTAATCGGTTCAGGAAAAGCAGTATCAAATGAGAAACCAGAAATAATTGTTAAAGCTGCTAAAGCAGTAAAAAGTGCAAATAACAATACAAAGTTACTTTGTGGTGCAGGCATTGTATCAGGCAAAGATGTTTCAAAAGCATTAGAATTAGGTTCTGAAGGGATCTTGGTTGCAAGTGGGATAATTAAAGCAAAAAATTGGACAAAAATAATTGAAGAATTTTCAAACACAATGAAGAAACATAATGAATTAACGACTAATTAA
- a CDS encoding Lrp/AsnC ligand binding domain-containing protein, with protein MSKAYVLLSNESGTEDSILSYLNHIESVKEAHGTFGSYDILTKLESSNEQKIQNDISNGIRKIKKISSTLTLLVNEKFSFKKITKSEKEILDKYMAQAFVIIHCNRSNESSILQELEKIPEILEADNLIGSFEIICKLAAPTYNEISDIIGKKIRKIPNIKSTITLNVVGDQGFTK; from the coding sequence ATGTCTAAAGCATATGTTTTGCTATCTAATGAATCTGGAACTGAAGATTCTATTTTATCTTATTTGAATCATATTGAGAGTGTAAAAGAGGCACATGGCACTTTTGGTTCTTATGATATTTTGACAAAACTTGAATCGAGTAACGAGCAAAAAATTCAAAATGATATTTCCAATGGAATTAGAAAAATCAAAAAAATTTCCTCTACATTAACATTGTTGGTAAATGAAAAATTTAGTTTTAAAAAAATAACAAAAAGTGAAAAAGAGATTTTAGATAAATACATGGCACAAGCTTTTGTAATTATACACTGTAACAGATCCAATGAATCATCCATTTTACAGGAGTTAGAAAAAATACCTGAGATATTGGAAGCTGACAATTTAATTGGTTCTTTTGAAATAATTTGCAAACTAGCAGCTCCTACTTATAACGAGATTTCAGATATCATTGGTAAAAAAATACGAAAAATTCCAAACATAAAATCTACAATTACTCTTAATGTAGTTGGAGATCAAGGTTTTACTAAATAA
- the mce gene encoding methylmalonyl-CoA epimerase, which yields MKIDHIAIAVNDVEESAKIYKEALGVHEVEFETVETEGVKIAIIHLENGRIELMQPTNDASPIKKFLDKKGPGLHHMALETDNIEGEVSRMEGCGIQFLGKIRPGSAGTKVTFIHPKSLNGVLAELCSHPN from the coding sequence ATGAAAATTGATCATATTGCAATTGCAGTAAATGATGTAGAAGAATCTGCTAAAATATACAAAGAAGCATTGGGAGTACATGAAGTTGAATTTGAGACGGTAGAAACTGAAGGTGTTAAGATTGCAATAATTCATCTTGAGAATGGACGAATCGAATTGATGCAACCGACTAACGATGCTAGTCCAATTAAGAAATTCCTTGATAAAAAAGGACCCGGCCTTCATCATATGGCTTTAGAGACTGATAATATTGAAGGTGAAGTTTCAAGAATGGAAGGATGTGGAATTCAATTTCTAGGAAAAATTCGACCTGGTTCTGCTGGAACTAAAGTCACATTCATTCATCCAAAATCACTTAATGGCGTTCTTGCCGAACTATGTTCTCATCCAAATTAA
- the corA gene encoding magnesium/cobalt transporter CorA: MNNTFGLVINRLSVGFLFAVVYQIVVASATYLLSIPLSGNISDLFLGIKKADSEGILLIAWWIISTIIITLISLIIVKHKNYFSVYKNEKNIDIPPKISILTIIVIGSIISFMFFLMDSAIGIFVPSNSAADVQAIYESALDGNFIPFYFSVLFSLLTGFIIVGVAAKTSNVSKITGDFGVNNFSYLSKFLTKKKLNRITMTDTIGFRPGALIHIGEKKVENIRIDLFEYDEKNVLEIQNATIEACLESKNKQNVTWINIIGIHDPKIIEQFGNAFGVHSLHQSNIMNTELRPSIDIHENYIFLMLKMPHFNEQSGKIDLEQISFVISKYHLLTFQEIEADFFDQIRKRLRENIGKIRTLQTDYLGYVLLDAIIDSYFLVLEKISDISENLEDELMTNPSTNTLHTLQFLKRQMILLRKSVWPAREVLDNLQRSSTSLIYDETKTYLRDVYNHAVQVIDTTEGLRDVVGSLLDTYLSSVSNKMNEVMKTLTVIASIFIPITFIASIYGTNFEYIPELQWYGSYFVMIAGMGVTVLIMLIWFKKKKWVFTK; this comes from the coding sequence ATGAACAATACATTCGGTCTAGTAATTAACAGGCTGTCTGTGGGTTTTTTATTTGCAGTTGTTTATCAAATAGTTGTAGCTTCTGCAACATATCTTTTATCAATTCCACTGTCTGGGAATATTTCGGATCTATTTTTAGGAATCAAAAAGGCTGATTCTGAAGGAATTTTGTTGATTGCATGGTGGATAATATCTACCATAATTATTACTCTGATCTCTCTGATTATTGTAAAACATAAAAATTATTTTTCAGTTTACAAAAATGAAAAAAATATAGATATCCCACCAAAAATTTCAATTCTTACAATTATTGTTATTGGTTCAATAATATCTTTCATGTTTTTTTTGATGGATTCTGCTATTGGTATTTTTGTACCTTCTAACTCAGCTGCAGATGTTCAGGCAATTTACGAATCTGCACTTGATGGCAACTTCATCCCATTTTATTTCAGTGTTTTGTTTTCTCTTTTAACTGGATTTATCATAGTTGGAGTTGCAGCTAAAACATCCAATGTCTCAAAAATAACCGGTGATTTTGGAGTTAATAATTTCTCTTATCTTTCTAAATTTCTAACTAAGAAAAAATTAAATCGAATTACCATGACTGATACAATCGGTTTTCGTCCAGGTGCATTAATTCACATTGGAGAAAAAAAGGTAGAAAACATACGAATTGATCTTTTTGAATACGATGAAAAAAATGTGCTAGAAATACAAAATGCCACCATTGAAGCCTGTCTAGAATCTAAAAATAAACAAAATGTAACTTGGATAAATATAATTGGAATACATGATCCTAAAATAATTGAACAATTTGGTAATGCATTTGGTGTACATTCTTTACATCAATCAAATATCATGAATACTGAACTTAGACCGTCAATTGATATTCATGAAAACTATATTTTTTTGATGCTAAAAATGCCTCATTTTAACGAACAAAGTGGGAAGATTGACCTAGAACAAATTTCATTTGTAATATCAAAATATCATCTATTAACATTTCAAGAAATTGAAGCAGATTTTTTTGATCAAATTCGTAAAAGATTACGAGAAAATATTGGTAAAATCAGAACACTACAAACTGACTATCTTGGTTATGTGTTGCTTGATGCAATTATTGATAGTTATTTTTTAGTTTTAGAGAAAATAAGTGATATTTCAGAAAATTTAGAAGATGAGCTTATGACTAATCCAAGTACAAACACATTACATACGCTACAATTTCTGAAACGTCAGATGATCTTATTGAGAAAGTCTGTTTGGCCTGCTAGAGAGGTTTTGGATAATCTACAACGTAGTTCCACTTCTCTTATTTACGATGAAACTAAAACATACTTGCGTGATGTTTACAATCATGCTGTTCAAGTGATTGATACTACTGAAGGATTAAGAGATGTAGTGGGTAGTCTTTTGGATACATATCTTTCTAGTGTGAGCAATAAGATGAATGAAGTTATGAAAACACTAACTGTGATTGCAAGTATTTTCATTCCAATCACTTTTATTGCAAGTATCTATGGAACTAACTTTGAATATATTCCTGAATTACAATGGTATGGAAGCTACTTTGTAATGATTGCAGGTATGGGAGTTACCGTTCTTATAATGCTGATTTGGTTTAAGAAGAAAAAGTGGGTCTTTACAAAATGA
- a CDS encoding PAS domain-containing sensor histidine kinase, translating to MNIEKIWIRYLIFISIGLIILSIILFSYIQYLETKYQFVEDDKALTIERIRYNLDNQEQRIHLVGESIRSIYLDSEYDPDSNHEQFMIGILRTFPDIKNIFILNNSRIIESYPVQSFKNSNVEDIFQTYSEDNNSGSLDMLEFPINHELTAVIDIPFEYLNIEQTIHQKNFKLIVYAQDKKIIPFQLERNDNEIYTEDVEFTYEQLDDVIHIKKDTTLFAFIDHRPISLEYALWYPSLAQSFLYFEIIAIVVGIFLSAIFPILFIRAERLSNFLQHKTIQLQDINNDMKMSNDILKQTQKLLLKSKEKFQNFYNVSPYATFIIDNDKKIESYNEKFQYMFQYRSEELIGHPFLSIVSDKGQKDAEKYFDDLENIGKIIDQENWLKRKDGTEFPVLFSSVRIQDSSDKQNGYLCIILDQSEFYQIKELEQKYNALLQEQLVTLKETEKQKDEFASMVSHELKTPLFPIKFHAKMIRDPDFGELNEQQKESLNQIYFNAERLETIIDDLLDSQRIELHTMKFKFAEIHLSKIMDEIYRQNEIYMHDKNILFTNATSDDLIFKSDLGRLNQVITNLIKNSVDFVPDIGGKIEIGASTENNSILFYVKDNGIGIPKEEQKHLFHKFYQTDTSVTRKHGGTGLGLSICKGIVDNLGGKIWIESTPKVGTTFFISLPIIK from the coding sequence ATGAATATTGAAAAAATATGGATACGCTACTTAATTTTCATATCTATTGGTCTTATCATTCTATCAATCATACTTTTTAGTTATATCCAATATTTAGAAACAAAATATCAATTTGTTGAAGATGATAAAGCACTTACAATAGAAAGAATTCGATATAATTTAGATAATCAAGAACAACGGATTCATTTAGTAGGAGAATCTATACGTAGTATTTATCTTGATTCAGAATATGATCCAGATAGCAATCATGAGCAATTTATGATTGGTATTCTTAGAACTTTTCCTGATATAAAAAATATTTTTATCCTGAATAATAGCCGAATAATCGAATCATACCCTGTTCAAAGTTTTAAAAATTCAAACGTTGAAGATATTTTTCAAACTTATTCGGAAGATAATAATTCCGGCAGTCTTGATATGTTGGAATTTCCAATAAATCATGAACTTACAGCTGTAATTGACATCCCTTTTGAATATCTAAACATAGAACAAACAATACATCAAAAAAATTTTAAATTGATTGTATATGCCCAAGACAAAAAAATTATCCCGTTTCAGCTAGAAAGAAATGATAATGAGATTTACACAGAAGATGTTGAATTTACCTATGAACAGCTTGATGATGTAATTCATATCAAAAAAGATACGACTCTATTTGCCTTTATAGATCACAGACCAATCAGTTTAGAATATGCTTTATGGTATCCGTCTCTTGCACAATCTTTCTTATATTTTGAAATAATTGCAATTGTCGTTGGAATATTCCTTTCTGCAATTTTTCCAATTTTATTTATTCGGGCTGAAAGATTAAGTAACTTCCTACAACACAAAACTATCCAATTACAGGATATCAATAATGACATGAAAATGTCAAATGACATTTTAAAACAAACCCAAAAACTACTCTTAAAATCAAAAGAAAAATTCCAGAATTTCTACAATGTATCTCCGTACGCAACATTCATTATTGATAATGATAAAAAAATAGAGTCATATAATGAAAAATTTCAATATATGTTTCAATATCGAAGTGAAGAACTTATTGGTCATCCCTTTTTATCTATAGTTTCAGATAAAGGTCAAAAAGATGCTGAAAAATATTTTGATGATTTAGAAAACATTGGTAAGATTATCGACCAAGAAAATTGGTTAAAGAGAAAAGATGGGACTGAGTTTCCTGTGCTTTTTAGTAGCGTGCGTATTCAGGATAGTTCTGATAAACAAAATGGATATCTGTGCATTATTCTTGATCAATCTGAATTTTATCAAATAAAAGAACTAGAACAAAAATATAATGCGTTATTACAAGAACAGCTAGTTACGCTAAAAGAAACTGAAAAACAAAAAGATGAATTTGCATCAATGGTTTCTCATGAGCTAAAAACTCCATTATTTCCAATTAAATTCCACGCAAAAATGATACGTGATCCAGATTTTGGAGAATTAAATGAACAACAAAAAGAATCTCTAAATCAAATTTACTTTAATGCAGAACGTCTTGAAACAATTATTGATGATCTTTTGGATTCTCAAAGAATTGAATTACATACTATGAAATTCAAATTTGCTGAAATTCATTTATCTAAAATTATGGATGAAATTTATCGTCAAAATGAAATCTATATGCATGACAAAAATATTTTATTTACAAATGCTACTTCTGATGATCTAATATTCAAAAGTGATCTTGGCAGATTAAATCAAGTTATCACAAATCTAATTAAAAATTCAGTAGATTTTGTGCCTGATATAGGTGGAAAAATTGAGATTGGTGCTTCCACGGAAAATAATTCTATTTTGTTTTATGTAAAAGATAACGGTATTGGAATTCCAAAAGAAGAGCAAAAACATCTATTTCACAAATTTTATCAAACAGATACATCTGTTACACGAAAACACGGTGGTACTGGCTTAGGATTGTCTATCTGTAAAGGAATCGTTGATAATTTAGGAGGAAAAATTTGGATTGAAAGTACGCCAAAAGTAGGGACCACCTTTTTTATTAGTCTCCCAATTATTAAGTAA
- a CDS encoding Lrp/AsnC ligand binding domain-containing protein: MAVAYVLINCDLGQEEFVIENLKHIDSVKEVQGTFGAYDILAKMEHAEKEKLREMIIWSIRKMEHIRSTLTLVGIEGQN; encoded by the coding sequence ATGGCAGTGGCTTATGTTTTGATTAATTGTGATCTTGGGCAAGAGGAGTTTGTCATTGAAAATCTCAAGCATATAGATTCTGTCAAAGAAGTTCAAGGTACTTTTGGAGCTTATGATATTCTTGCAAAAATGGAACATGCTGAAAAAGAAAAATTACGTGAAATGATTATTTGGAGTATTAGAAAAATGGAACACATACGATCAACACTTACCCTTGTGGGAATTGAGGGGCAAAACTAG
- a CDS encoding VOC family protein gives MVKPIPDGYHSVTPTLTIRGASDAIEFYKKAFDAKEVYRFPGPDGKSIMHAEIRIGDSAIMLCDEMPEMGCLSPKSTGGPSGAIYLYVDDADSVFSKAVSVGAQSMLPLMDGFWGDRIGMLVDPFGHRWTVATRKKEMSIEEIQKAGAEFMKGNLK, from the coding sequence ATGGTAAAACCAATTCCGGATGGATATCATTCTGTTACCCCTACTTTGACTATTCGTGGAGCATCTGACGCAATAGAATTTTACAAAAAAGCATTTGATGCCAAAGAGGTTTATAGATTTCCAGGCCCTGATGGCAAATCCATAATGCATGCTGAAATAAGAATTGGTGATTCCGCCATTATGCTTTGTGACGAAATGCCTGAAATGGGATGTCTATCCCCCAAATCTACAGGCGGTCCTAGTGGAGCAATTTACCTGTATGTGGATGATGCTGATTCTGTTTTTAGTAAAGCTGTTTCAGTGGGTGCCCAATCTATGTTGCCTCTTATGGATGGATTTTGGGGAGACAGAATTGGGATGCTGGTAGATCCATTTGGTCATAGATGGACTGTTGCTACCAGAAAAAAAGAAATGTCCATTGAGGAGATTCAAAAAGCTGGCGCCGAATTTATGAAAGGTAATCTTAAATAA
- the ppdK gene encoding pyruvate, phosphate dikinase — translation MKQVYFYDEGDGKNKKLLGGKGAGLCEMTQLKLPVPPGFTITTQVCNEYYQNGKKLPKTLMAEVKKNITKIEKRTGKKWNSKENPLLVSVRSGAAISMPGMMDTILNLGLNDETVEGLAKKSNNPRFAWDSYRRFVQLFGKVVFGVDDKKFDVVLENAKLNQAVQADSALNEKSLKLVVTEYKKICEKHTGISFPSDPSEQLELAIKAVFGSWMGERAIVYRERNNITKDIANGTAVNVVSMAFGNMGNDSATGVVFTRNPGDGTRHLFGEYLVNAQGEDVVAGVRTGKPVDEMKIEMPASYKQLEQTCEKLERHYKEPQDIEFTIERGVFYLLQTRNAKMNAVGMVKTSVDMVNEKLIDKNRALTRLHAEQLEQLLHRTIDSKSIKNYTLLVKGIAASPGAASGIAVLDVKRATAMGENGAKVILVREETKPEDVPAFFESVGILTSRGGKTSHAAVVARGMGKPCIVGCSDLRIDYDNKQFSVDDKIVHEGDAITIDGSTGSVYLGEIPTTEPKITEDFKTILEWAQKVKQIGIRANADTPEGAKLAREFGGQGIGLCRTERMFNGSDRIGLFVDMIMAENIEERKKVLTKLGELQKSDFIEILKAMEGYAVTIRLLDPPLHEFLPNPEELNQKIHKLEQKNETVELEKTKTLLKRAKELAEINPMMGHRGVRVGITYPEIYEMQIRAVFEAAAELAKNKVDAHPQIMIPQISSIAELNHIKKIYDNIKKEMETKYNMKLKINFGTMIEVVRAALTANELASTAEFFSFGTNDLTQGTFSFSREDVEGKFLPEYMDKEILERNPFQSIDVNGVGSLMKIGISAGRSIKPDMEIGICGEHGGDPNSIKFCHNAKLSYVSASPHRIPIAIIAAAQAAIEQPKKAAKKPVKKAAKKPVKKAAKKPVKKAVRKNKSKRR, via the coding sequence ATGAAACAAGTTTACTTTTATGATGAAGGAGACGGGAAAAATAAGAAGCTTCTAGGTGGAAAAGGAGCTGGTCTGTGTGAAATGACCCAACTCAAGTTACCAGTACCACCAGGATTTACGATTACTACTCAAGTCTGTAATGAGTATTACCAAAATGGAAAAAAATTGCCAAAAACATTGATGGCAGAAGTAAAAAAGAACATTACAAAAATTGAAAAAAGAACTGGAAAAAAATGGAATTCTAAAGAAAACCCATTATTAGTTTCAGTAAGATCAGGTGCTGCAATATCCATGCCAGGAATGATGGATACTATTTTAAATTTAGGATTAAATGATGAGACAGTTGAGGGATTAGCAAAGAAGAGCAACAACCCAAGATTTGCGTGGGATTCTTACAGAAGATTTGTTCAGCTGTTTGGCAAAGTGGTATTTGGTGTCGATGATAAAAAATTTGATGTAGTTTTAGAAAATGCAAAATTAAATCAAGCAGTACAAGCAGATAGTGCATTAAATGAAAAATCGTTGAAATTAGTAGTTACCGAGTACAAAAAGATTTGTGAAAAACATACAGGTATTTCATTTCCCTCTGATCCTTCTGAGCAATTGGAATTAGCAATCAAAGCAGTGTTTGGAAGTTGGATGGGAGAACGAGCAATTGTTTACAGAGAAAGAAATAACATTACAAAAGATATTGCAAATGGAACTGCGGTAAATGTAGTTTCAATGGCATTTGGAAATATGGGCAATGATAGTGCTACAGGAGTTGTTTTTACAAGAAACCCAGGAGATGGAACTAGACATCTTTTTGGTGAATATTTAGTGAATGCTCAAGGAGAAGATGTTGTCGCAGGGGTCAGAACTGGGAAACCAGTAGATGAAATGAAAATCGAGATGCCAGCATCATACAAGCAGTTAGAACAGACATGTGAAAAATTAGAAAGACATTACAAAGAACCACAAGACATAGAGTTTACAATTGAACGCGGTGTGTTTTATTTATTACAAACAAGAAATGCAAAGATGAATGCAGTTGGAATGGTAAAGACTTCAGTAGATATGGTTAATGAAAAATTAATTGATAAAAATAGAGCACTTACCAGATTACACGCTGAACAATTAGAACAACTGCTCCATAGAACAATTGATTCAAAATCTATTAAAAATTACACATTATTGGTAAAAGGAATAGCGGCATCACCAGGAGCGGCTAGTGGGATAGCAGTACTAGATGTAAAAAGGGCAACAGCGATGGGCGAAAATGGAGCCAAAGTAATTCTAGTCAGAGAAGAAACAAAGCCAGAAGACGTTCCAGCATTTTTTGAATCAGTAGGAATTCTTACAAGTAGAGGTGGAAAAACATCCCATGCCGCAGTAGTAGCAAGAGGCATGGGCAAACCATGTATTGTAGGTTGCTCAGATTTGAGAATTGATTACGATAATAAACAATTCAGTGTAGATGATAAAATAGTTCACGAAGGAGATGCAATTACGATTGACGGTAGCACTGGTTCAGTTTATTTAGGAGAAATTCCAACAACAGAACCAAAAATTACAGAAGATTTTAAAACAATACTAGAATGGGCCCAAAAAGTAAAACAAATAGGTATTAGAGCAAATGCAGACACTCCAGAAGGAGCTAAATTAGCAAGAGAGTTTGGAGGTCAAGGTATCGGCCTATGCAGAACAGAAAGAATGTTCAACGGAAGTGACAGAATTGGATTATTTGTAGATATGATCATGGCAGAAAACATTGAAGAAAGAAAAAAAGTTTTGACCAAATTGGGAGAATTACAAAAAAGTGATTTCATTGAAATACTAAAAGCGATGGAAGGATATGCAGTTACAATTAGATTATTGGATCCGCCATTGCATGAATTTTTACCAAATCCAGAAGAGTTGAATCAAAAAATCCACAAGCTAGAACAGAAAAATGAAACAGTAGAATTAGAGAAAACAAAAACCCTACTAAAAAGAGCAAAAGAACTTGCGGAAATTAATCCAATGATGGGCCATAGAGGAGTAAGAGTGGGAATTACATACCCAGAAATTTATGAGATGCAAATTAGAGCAGTGTTTGAAGCAGCAGCAGAATTAGCAAAGAATAAAGTGGACGCCCATCCACAAATCATGATTCCACAGATTAGCAGTATTGCAGAATTAAATCATATTAAAAAAATCTACGACAATATCAAAAAGGAAATGGAAACAAAATATAATATGAAATTAAAGATTAACTTTGGAACAATGATTGAAGTTGTCAGAGCAGCTTTGACTGCAAATGAACTTGCCAGTACTGCAGAATTCTTTAGTTTTGGCACAAATGATCTTACACAAGGAACATTTAGCTTTAGTCGGGAAGATGTCGAAGGAAAATTCTTACCAGAATATATGGATAAAGAGATCCTAGAGAGAAATCCATTCCAATCAATTGATGTAAACGGAGTTGGAAGTTTAATGAAAATAGGCATTTCAGCTGGCAGAAGCATCAAACCAGACATGGAGATAGGAATTTGCGGAGAACATGGTGGAGACCCAAATTCAATTAAATTCTGCCACAATGCAAAGCTGAGCTATGTCAGTGCATCACCACATAGAATTCCAATTGCAATAATAGCAGCTGCCCAGGCAGCAATTGAACAACCAAAGAAAGCAGCTAAAAAACCAGTAAAGAAAGCAGCTAAAAAACCAGTAAAGAAAGCAGCTAAAAAACCAGTAAAGAAAGCAGTAAGAAAAAACAAATCTAAAAGAAGATAA
- a CDS encoding Lrp/AsnC family transcriptional regulator yields MEFDETDTKIINNLLVDARLSARQLAHKIGLSTVTVLSRIKKLEQKKIITGYTARLDHQILGYDLTAIIEVKTTKGKMLEIENKIAENENVCAVYDVTGPADILVISKFKNRNDLSKFVKSLSTIANVENTETHIVLNSVKEDFRLS; encoded by the coding sequence ATGGAATTTGATGAGACAGATACAAAAATCATCAACAATCTACTTGTGGACGCAAGATTATCAGCAAGACAGCTTGCACATAAAATTGGATTATCAACTGTCACAGTACTTAGTAGAATTAAAAAACTAGAGCAAAAAAAGATAATCACAGGATACACTGCACGTTTAGATCATCAAATACTTGGATACGACCTTACAGCAATAATAGAAGTTAAAACAACAAAGGGGAAAATGTTAGAGATAGAAAATAAAATTGCAGAAAATGAAAATGTGTGTGCCGTGTATGATGTTACAGGTCCAGCAGATATTTTAGTCATAAGTAAATTCAAAAACAGGAATGATCTAAGTAAATTTGTAAAAAGTCTATCAACCATAGCAAATGTAGAAAATACAGAAACACATATTGTATTAAACAGTGTTAAAGAAGATTTTCGACTATCATAG
- a CDS encoding CBS domain-containing protein yields MLPRIDSIKQMRLKIGITQKQLATMVGVSTSMINQIESGRSQPSYDTAKKVFDSLANLEGKSSSHKAGDFCSKDVVKLKPTNTLHDAIKKMHESSISQIPIFNGTELVGVISEDGIVKHLADVGESELKNAKLADTMEPVPPIVDYDTPANILVPLIRYSKCILVSKKSKIIGIITASDTLKMME; encoded by the coding sequence TTGCTACCAAGAATTGATTCAATTAAACAAATGAGATTAAAAATAGGGATTACACAAAAACAACTTGCAACAATGGTTGGAGTAAGTACATCAATGATTAATCAAATAGAATCAGGTAGAAGTCAGCCAAGTTATGACACTGCAAAAAAAGTTTTTGACAGTCTTGCAAATTTAGAAGGAAAATCATCATCTCATAAAGCGGGAGACTTTTGTAGTAAAGATGTTGTAAAATTGAAACCAACCAATACTTTACATGATGCAATTAAAAAAATGCATGAATCATCCATCAGTCAGATTCCTATTTTCAATGGAACTGAACTTGTTGGTGTAATATCAGAAGATGGAATTGTCAAACATCTTGCAGATGTAGGGGAATCTGAACTAAAAAATGCAAAACTAGCGGATACGATGGAGCCGGTTCCACCAATTGTAGATTATGATACACCAGCAAACATTCTAGTTCCATTAATCAGATATTCAAAGTGTATTCTAGTATCAAAAAAATCAAAGATAATTGGGATAATTACTGCATCAGATACGTTAAAGATGATGGAATAA